In Sphingomonas sp. LR60, the following are encoded in one genomic region:
- a CDS encoding extracellular solute-binding protein: MDERTAEGWTRRCTLRAMSVAGTTMLLPGCMTRRDPEALTFWATGYEGDYAPHLMTAFTARTGIAVETQSLPGTAAHEKFLTARAGGSLPDVMMLPSGWVAEFAMIGAIAPLPDPALGEDTFPDVMRALTYAGQGYAMPWSVGSQVQFYRRDLLGELGYETAPVNWDGWRKLGAKLKRRHPDRYAMLMFLNWWDTLITFAGQAGAYPLRDNDTRGNFRTPAYRRALAFYVSLFVDGYAPRVSSNEVQDPVAAFAQGWFAIYPSGPTLLTDLHRRTAEIAPEQWGVVRMPGPDGHGAVSAINNSIAVSATTPRPAAAWALARHLTSAASELRFQRMIGVLPARRSAWRSPQLADPVIRPFAEQVEQPARQPTIVEWERIRLEVQIIAERVVRGGLTIDEGLATMDARVDVLLAQRRRLVAAGKII; this comes from the coding sequence AACGGACAGCGGAGGGATGGACGCGGCGCTGCACGCTGCGCGCGATGTCGGTCGCGGGCACGACCATGCTGCTGCCGGGCTGTATGACCCGCCGCGACCCGGAAGCACTGACTTTTTGGGCGACCGGCTACGAGGGCGACTATGCGCCGCACCTGATGACGGCGTTCACCGCGCGCACCGGCATTGCGGTCGAAACCCAGTCGCTGCCCGGCACTGCCGCGCACGAGAAATTCCTGACCGCTCGCGCCGGCGGCTCGCTGCCGGACGTGATGATGCTTCCCTCGGGATGGGTCGCTGAGTTCGCGATGATCGGCGCCATCGCGCCGCTGCCCGACCCAGCGCTCGGCGAAGACACGTTTCCCGACGTCATGCGCGCGCTGACCTATGCAGGGCAGGGCTATGCGATGCCGTGGTCGGTCGGCAGTCAGGTGCAATTCTACCGCCGGGATTTGCTCGGTGAGCTTGGCTATGAGACGGCGCCTGTCAATTGGGACGGCTGGCGGAAGCTGGGCGCGAAACTCAAGCGTCGTCATCCCGACCGCTACGCGATGTTGATGTTCCTCAACTGGTGGGACACGCTGATCACTTTTGCAGGGCAAGCGGGCGCTTATCCGCTGCGCGACAACGACACGCGCGGCAATTTCCGCACCCCCGCCTATCGCCGCGCGCTGGCCTTCTACGTTTCGCTCTTCGTGGACGGCTACGCGCCGCGGGTGTCATCGAACGAGGTGCAGGATCCGGTGGCGGCCTTTGCGCAGGGGTGGTTCGCAATCTATCCGAGCGGGCCGACGCTGCTGACCGACCTGCATCGTCGCACTGCAGAGATCGCCCCGGAACAATGGGGTGTGGTGCGGATGCCCGGCCCTGATGGCCACGGAGCAGTGTCGGCGATCAATAATAGCATCGCTGTTTCCGCGACGACACCGCGGCCCGCCGCCGCATGGGCGCTCGCACGGCATCTGACCTCTGCGGCGAGCGAGTTGCGGTTCCAGCGGATGATCGGTGTGCTGCCGGCCCGGCGCAGCGCGTGGCGAAGTCCGCAACTCGCCGACCCGGTTATCCGTCCGTTCGCCGAACAGGTCGAGCAGCCCGCCCGCCAGCCGACGATCGTCGAGTGGGAACGCATCCGGCTGGAGGTGCAGATCATCGCCGAGCGGGTGGTGCGCGGCGGGCTGACGATAGACGAGGGACTCGCCACGATGGACGCTCGCGTCGATGTTCTGCTCGCGCAGCGGCGGCGATTGGTCGCAGCGGGGAAGATCATATGA
- a CDS encoding carbohydrate ABC transporter permease, whose translation MTRQSRAAWLFATPVLAVIALVFVLPTVLALGLSVTDYSIYALADWSNLRFIGFDNFTDLLATPLFWRALGNTAIFAVLGVPMAIGTSLFTALLLNDATVRWKPLWRVALFAPYVTGIVATAVVWRFLLNTRFGLLNWFLGQVGITPVDWLGDPRWSIPAILLFVTWKVFGYNMIVFTAALAAVPEELMEAARLDGAGPWTRFRHVTLPAIGPTLLLAAVLSVAGFLQLFAEPYVMTLGGPSQSTVTILYFMFDEGFKWWNLGQASGVAFVLLILILSLTLIQTRIGRRYEWL comes from the coding sequence ATGACCCGGCAATCGCGCGCGGCGTGGCTGTTCGCGACTCCGGTACTCGCGGTGATCGCACTCGTCTTCGTGCTGCCGACCGTTCTCGCGCTAGGGCTTAGCGTCACCGATTACAGCATCTATGCGCTGGCGGACTGGTCCAATCTGCGCTTCATCGGCTTCGACAACTTCACGGATCTGCTGGCCACTCCGTTGTTCTGGCGCGCGTTGGGCAACACCGCGATCTTCGCCGTGCTCGGCGTACCGATGGCGATCGGCACCTCGTTGTTCACCGCGTTGCTGCTCAATGATGCCACGGTGCGCTGGAAGCCGCTCTGGCGCGTGGCCTTGTTCGCGCCCTATGTCACCGGCATCGTCGCGACGGCGGTGGTATGGCGCTTTCTGCTCAACACACGCTTCGGCCTGCTCAACTGGTTCCTTGGGCAGGTGGGGATCACGCCGGTCGACTGGTTGGGCGATCCGCGCTGGTCGATCCCGGCGATCCTGCTGTTCGTGACGTGGAAAGTCTTCGGCTACAACATGATCGTGTTCACCGCCGCGTTGGCGGCGGTGCCGGAGGAACTGATGGAGGCGGCGCGGCTCGACGGGGCGGGGCCGTGGACACGTTTTCGCCACGTCACCTTGCCGGCGATCGGGCCAACGCTGTTGCTCGCCGCGGTGCTGAGCGTCGCGGGGTTCCTGCAACTCTTTGCCGAGCCCTATGTCATGACGCTGGGTGGGCCGTCGCAATCGACGGTGACGATCCTGTACTTCATGTTCGACGAAGGGTTCAAATGGTGGAACCTGGGACAGGCATCGGGGGTGGCGTTCGTGCTGCTGATCCTGATCCTGTCGCTGACGCTGATCCAGACCCGTATCGGACGGCGTTACGAATGGCTGTGA